One window from the genome of Malus domestica chromosome 01, GDT2T_hap1 encodes:
- the LOC139196325 gene encoding uncharacterized protein — MTRSSNPVQEHILDFDDDFERELRRKRKNPEPSESSASSESVSEVEEEVEDMAADNRTIKELSASGLDNAAPLCIQYPRAAQDKTAEFELKSRLLHHIPKYHGLSMEDPNKHLKEFEVVCLSMTPVNVDGSILKMKAFPFSLMEKAKDWLYELAPGTVTSWESMKRAFLEKFFPTSRVILRRKRISGIQQEEGEFFPTYYERFKSLVASCPQHQMKEELLLQYFYEGLLPIERQMLDASAGGALVDKTPTEAKTLIANRALNAQQYEGVGQRGTTRQHQVNEVSAITELQNQMANLTTLLSQVVEGPKVQNVSACGVCSMQGHPTDKCPQLIENGGWETLNAVGFGQQYQQRNDPFSNTYNPGWRDHPNFKWRESQQGQQQSTFRQQPPGFYQKPFAPTQPQAQPTQKSGSSIDNDQIFNLLTSMAQGMQNRDKKVDELEKQVGQIAEFMGQFREQGRLPSSTIANPKGGFESAKAIMLRSGKQVGTAPQPSKSASNKVEEVIIEEEEQGTPAQPSDDGSREKEIIKLLDCGVIYPISDSRWVSPVQVVPKKSGVTVVKNAEDELVPTRIQTGWRVCIDYRKLNNTTRKDHFPLPFIDQMLERLAGHSFYCFLDGYSGYNQIVIAPEDQEKTTFTCPFGTFAYRRMPFGLCNAPATFQRCMVSIFSDFIEKIIEVFMDDFSVFGDSFDGCLENLTLILKRCMETNLVLNWEKCHFMVKQGIVLGHIVSARGIEVDKSKIDLVRYLPSPTSVREVRSFLGHAGFYRRFIKDFSKISTPLCRLLQKDVTFDFNEECEKAFKHLKEMLTSAPIIRPPDWSIPFELMCDASDYALGAVLGQRKDKQPHVIYYASRTLNDAQLNYSTTEKELLAVVFALDKFRSYLLGTKVIIYTDHAALKYLLTKKEAKPRLIRWMLLLQEFDIEIRDKKGSENVVADHLSRLVHEEDVIPIPETFPDEQLMSIKVSEPWYADLVNFLVSKRFPSEFTRHQRDKLRHDARLPNPKLENGTRIQRERASFEALL, encoded by the exons atgactcggagttctaatccggttcaagaacatattttagactttgacgacgattttgagcgtgagttgagacgaaagaggaagaacccggaacctagtgaatcaagtgcaagttccgagtccgtttctgaagttgaagaggaagtggaagacatggcagcggacaaccgaacgatcaaggagctttccgcttcgggattggataatgccgcacctctatgtatccaataccctagggcggcccaggacaaaactgccgagtttgaattgaagtcaaggttgttacatcacattccgaagtaccatgggctgtccatggaagatccaaacaaacacttgaaggagtttgaagtcgttTGCTTAAGCATGACTCCGGTAAACGTGgacgggagtatattgaagatgaaggctttccccttttctcttatggaaaaggcgaaggattggttatatgaattagctcccggaacggtcacatcttgggagagcatgaaacgggctttcttagagaagttttttccaacctctcgagtcattctccgacgaaaaaggataagtggaattcaacaagaagaaggtgagttttttcctacatattacgaacgttttaaatctcttgttgcttcttgtccacagcatcaaatgaaagaggagcttcttctgcaatacttctacgagggacttctaccaatcgaacgacaaatgctagatgcctcggcgggaggagcattggtAGATAAGACCCCCACGGAagcaaagactttgattgccaatcgagcgttgaacgctcaacaatacgaaggtgttggacaaagaggcaccacacggcaacaccaagtgaatgaggtaagtgccataaccgaacttcaaaatcaaatggctaaccttactactttgctttctcaggttgtggaagggccaaaagttcaaaatgtaagtgcgtgtggcgtatgttccatgcaaggacaccctacggacaagtgcccacaactgattgagaacggagggtgggagaccctaaatgccgtgggttttgggcagcaataccaacaaaggaatgatcccttttctaacacctacaatcccggttggcgtgatcatccaaatttcaaatggcgagaatcccaacaaggccaacaacaaagcacatttaggcaacaacccccgggtttctatcaaaagccatttgcaccaactcaaccccaagcacaacccacccaaaaatcaggttcgtctattgataatgatcaaatttttaatttactaacttctatggcgcagggaatgcaaaatagggacaaaaaggtggacgagttggagaaacaagtagggcaaattgccgagttcatggggcagtttcgagagcaaggaagattgcctagctcaaccattgcaaatccgaaaggaggctttgaatctgccaaggcaatcatgttAAGAAGTGGGAAACAAGTAGGAACAGCCCCACAACCATCCAAATCAGCCTCAAACAAGGTGGAGGaagtgataattgaagaggaggaacaagg aacgccggctcaaccctccgatgatggaagtcgtgaaaaggagattataaagcttctcgactgtggagtgatctatccaatctcggatagccgttgggtctcaccggttcaagttgtcccaaagaagtccggagtcactgtggtgaagaatgccgaggatgagcttgtgccaacccgtattcaaacaggttggagagtatgcattgactataggaagctcaacaacaccacaaggaaggaccactttccactaccattcatcgatcaaatgctagaaaggttagccggtcattctttttattgttttcttgacggttattcgggatataatcaaattgtcatagctccggaagaccaagaaaagaccacattcacgtgcccatttggtacttttgcttaccgccgcatgccattcggtttatgtaatgcaccggccacgttccaacgatgcatggtaagtattttttcagattttattgagaagattattgaggtattcatggatgattttagtgtctttggcgattcgtttgatggttgcttggaaaatctcacattaatcttaaaacgatgcatggaaactaaccttgttttaaattgggaaaagtgtcactttatggtaaaacaaggcatagttttagggcatattgtttctgcaaggggaattgaggttgataaatcgaaaatagatcttgtacgctacttaccctctccaacttcggttagagaggttcgttcgtttttgggacatgcaggattttataggcgattcatcaaagacttttcaaaaatttccacacccctatgccgacttctccaaaaggatgtgACCTTCGACTTCAACGAGGAATGTGAAAAGGCGTTCAAACACCTCaaagagatgctaacttcggcccccatcattcggccaccagattggagcattcccttcgagcttatgtgcgatgcatccgattatgctctaggcgctgttttgggacaaagaaaggacaaacagccacacgtcatatattatgcctctcggaccttgaacgatgctcaattgaactactccacaacggaaaaagaactccttgccgttgtttttgctttagataagtttcgttcttatttacttggtactaaagtaatcatttacactgatcatgcagcattgaagtacttgctcacgaagaaggaggctaaaccaaggcttattcgatggatgcttcttctccaagagttcgatattgaaatccgagacaagaaaggaagtgagaacgttgtggctgatcacttgagccgtttggtgcatgaagaagatGTCATACCTATTCCAGAGACATTCCCGGAtgagcaattgatgtccataaaggttagtgagccttggtatgccgatttagtgaactttttagtgtcaaaacgttttccaagtgagttcactaggcaccaacgtgataaacttaggcatgatgcacggct